The genomic DNA AACCCACCTGATGCATGCCATTGCCCATGAACTGGGACTGCGCCGCCCCGACCTGAACGTGCTGTATGTGTCTGCCGATCAGTTCATCTACCGCTTCATCTCAGCGCTGCGCGATCGCAAGATGATGGATTTCAAGCAGCATTTCCGGTCTGTCGATGTACTGATGGTCGATGACATCCAGTTCCTTGAAGGCAAAGAATCTACGCAAGAAGAATTCTTTCACACCTACAACGCGCTTGCTGATCAGGGTAAGCAGATGATCATTTCCGCAGATCGCGCGCCCGGTGAAATCCGCGACCTGTCTGAACGCATCAAATCGCGCCTGCAATGTGGCCTTGTCGTTGATTTGCACCCGACGGACTACGAACTGCGTCTTGGCATCCTGCACTCCAAACAAGAGATGTTTGTCAACGTCTATCCCGGCGTCGAAATCGCAACGGGCGTTCTGGAATTCCTTGCACATCGCATTTCAAGTAACGTTCGCGTCCTCGAAGGTGCGCTCAACCGTCTCTACGCGCTGGCCTCCCTCGTGGGCCGGGTCGTGACGGTCGAAATGGCGCAAGACTGCCTGTCCGATATCCTGCGCGCATCCGACCGCAAGCTGACGATTGAAGAAATCCAGCGCAAAGTATCCGAACATTACGACATCCGCCTGTCTGATATGCTTGGGCCGAAACGCACCCGCACACTGGCCCGTCCGCGTCAGGTTGCCATGTGGCTGTGCAAGCGTCTGACCAGCCGCAGCCTGCCTGAAATCGGCCGTAAATTCGGCAAACGCGACCACACGACAATCATGCACGGCGTGCGTAAAATAGATGAGCTGCGCCAGTCTGATAGCCAGATTTCCGACGATCTGGAACTGCTGCGCCGTGCGCTTGAACATTAATGGCTGCACGCCCTTGTCTTAGGGCGTTCGACACGCCACAAAATGCTTGTGAACGGGGTAGAAACGGTTAGTTTCACCTTCCCGACCCAATTGGGGCATCAAGGACGGAGACAGGGCCATGAAAATCAGCATCGAACGCGCAAGTTTGCTCAAGGCCGTGGCGCAAGCCCAATCCGTAGTGGAACGCCGAAACACCATTCCAATTCTCGCCAATGTGCTGATCGAAGCCAGCGGCGATGAGGCGACGTTCCGCGCCACCGACCTCGATATCGAAGTTGTCGACAAAGCTACCGCAGTGGTCGAACGGGCAGGCGCCACGACAGTGTCCGCCGTGACGTTAAACGAAATCGTCCGCAAACTGCCCGACGGCGCGCTTGTGACTTTGACCGATGACAGCGCATCTGGTCGCCTGACAATCGAAGCAGGGCGGTCCAATTTCAGCCTCGCCACATTGCCCAAAGAGGACTTTCCCGTCATGGCGTCGTCTGATTACGCCACGAACTTCTCATGCCCGGCACCCGTGCTGCGCCGCCTGTTTGACAAATCCAAATTCGCGATCTCGACCGAAGAAACTCGCTACTATCTCAACGGCGTTTACATGCACGTGTCTGAATCTGACGGTGGCAAAGTCTTGCGCTGCGTCGCCACAGATGGCCACCGCCTTGCGCGCATTGATGCAGCTTTGCCTGAAGGCGCAGACGGTATGGCAGGTGTTATCGTGCCGCGTAAAACTGTGGGTGAACTGCGCAAGTTGCTGGATGACGATGACATGATGATCGCCGTGTCCGTGTCGGAAACCAAAATCCGTTTCGCGACCCCTGATATCACCCTGACCTCCAAGGTCATTGATGGCACCTTCCCCGACTACACCCGCGTCATTCCGCAAAACAACACCCGCAAAATGGAAGTCGACGCCGCCGAATTTGCGCGCGCGGTGGACCGTGTTGCGACCGTGTCGTCCGAACGTTCCCGTGCAGTGAAACTACAGCTCGACGAAGACCGTTTGATCCTGTCCGTTAATGCACCCGATTCCGGTGCCGCCGAAGAAGAACTTTCCGTGGCTTACGGCGATGAACGCCTCGAAATCGGCTTCAACGCGAAATATCTGCTCGAAATTGCCAGCCAAGTGGACCGCGAAAACGCAGTATTCATGTTCAATTCATCCGGTGATCCGACCCTGATGCGGGAAGGCAATGACACCAGTGCGATCTACGTGGTCATGCCGATGAGAGTTTGATTTGGGCCTGTGTGATTGCTTTTGGATTTGAGTTGTATCTGCCAAGATGAAGGGCCTAAAAAAGTAAGAAGAGGCTGCGTGTAATGTCGGGCCTTTTTCTGTCACATCTGACATTGTCGCACTTCCGGTCCCACAAGCGCGCGACACTTGACCTCGACGGGCGCACTGTCGCGATTTATGGGCCAAACGGCGCAGGCAAAACCAATATCCTCGAAGCGGTTTCCATCTTGTCCCCTGGTCGTGGCCTGCGCCGCGCAAGCTCCGAGGATATGACCCGCAGACCAGAGGCGCTGGGCTGGAAAGTTACTGCAGACCTCACCTCCCTAAACCAGCGCCACGAAATTGAAAGCTGGTCTGAAAATGGCGGATCACGCCAAACCAAGATTGATGGCAAAGCAGCGGCGCAGACAGCGCTTGGTCGCATCGGGCGTGTGCTCTGGCTCATTCCTGCGATGGACCGTTTGTGGATTGAAGGCGCTGAAGGGCGGCGGCGTTTCTTGGACCGTGCCACGCTCAGCTTTGAACCGGGCCACGCCGATGCTGCGCTGAAATATGAAAAGGCCATGCGTGAACGCAATCGGTTGCTGAAAGACATGGTGCGCGACGCTCATTGGTACAGCGCCCTGGAACGGCAAATGGCCGACGCTGGCGCGCAGATCCACCGCAACCGGTTAGAAACGCTTGATCTTTTGACCAACGCACAGCAGGCGGCGCAAACTGCCTTTCCAACCGCGTGGCTTACCCTTACCCACAGCGATCCTGCTTGTGACGCGCCCGACGATCCTATCGCGCTGCTCGCGGCGTTCGCCAATAATCGCCCCCGCGACATGGCCGCAGGGCGCACGCTGATCGGCCCGCATCGCGCTGATCTGGACGCGATCTTTGCCGCCAAAGATGTGCCTGCCAAAGACTGTTCCACCGGTGAGCAGAAGGCGTTGCTGATATCCCTCATCCTTGCGAATGCGCGGGCGTTGGCGGATGATTTCGGCGCGCCACCGATCCTGTTACTTGACGAAGTGGCCGCCCATCTAGACGCCACACGTCGCGCCGCATTGTACTCGGAAATCAGCGCACTTGGCGCGCAGGCCTTCATGACAGGCACCGGACTGGAACTGTTCGACGAGCTCGGGGCGGCCGCGCAATACGTCCACGTGACCGACGAAAACGGCGTTTCACAGACCGCGCAGGTCTAGCCAAAACTGCGACCGTGCCTGCATGTGAATCCCCCAACAAAATATGGCCCAATCGCGTGACATCCTGCGCCAAAACGCCTATGAATTGATCGACATAACACAAAGGGTCCGTAATGACCGACGAGCAGCAGAAGCCGGAAGAGTACGGCGCAGATTCTATCAAAGTTCTCAAGGGCTTGGAGGCTGTTCGCAAGCGTCCTGGCATGTATATCGGGGACACGGATGACGGGTCCGGCCTGCACCATATGGTGTACGAAGTCGTCGACAACGGCATTGACGAAGCGCTGGCCGGTCACGCCGACGCGGTGAACGTCAAAATCCACGACGACGGCTCAGTTTCTGTGAGCGATAACGGCCGCGGAATTCCTGTCGGCATCCACGAAGGCGAAGGCGTTTCTGCAGCAGAAGTCATTATGACCCAACTGCACGCAGGCGGCAAATTCGACAGCAATTCCTACAAAGTATCTGGCGGTCTGCACGGCGTTGGCGTGTCCGTTGTGAACGCGTTGTCCGACTACCTTGAACTGCGCATCTGGCGTAACGGCAAAGAACACTACGCACGGTTTGAAGGCGGCTTTACCGTCAAGCACCTCGAAGTTGTGGCTGACTGTGGCGATCGGACCGGCACCGAAGTGCGTTTTCTCGCCTCGCTCGACACCTTCTCCAATCGCGAATTCTATTTCGAAACGTTGGAAAAACGTCTGCGCGAACTTGCGTTCCTGAACTCCGGTGTGCGCATCATTCTGACCGATGAACGCCCCGCAGAACACCTCGTGTCTGAGTTGTACTATGACGGTGGCGTTAAGGAATTCGTCAAATACCTCGACCGCTCAAAAACCTCGATCTTGCCGGAACCAATCTATGTGATCGGTGAACGCGACGAGATCGTCGTCGAAGTCGCGATGTGGTGGAACGACAGCTACAATGAAATGGTCCTGCCGTTCACCAACAACATCCCCCAGCGCGACGGCGGCACCCACATGGCGGGCTTTCGCGCCGCCCTGACGCGCACAATCAACAACTACGCACAGTCCAGCGGCATTGCAAAAAGGGAAAAGATCAGCTTCACCGGCGACGATGCCCGCGAAGGCCTAACCTGCGTGTTGTCTATCAAAGTGCCTGATCCGAAATTTTCCAGCCAGACCAAGGACAAACTCGTGTCCTCAGAAGTGCGCCCTGCGGTCGAAAATATCATGAACGAAAAGCTGTCTGAATGGTTTGAAGAAAACCCCCAGATTGCCAAGATAGTTGTCAGCAAAATCGTTGAGGCGGCCCACGCCCGCGAGGCCGCGCGCAAGGCGCGTGATCTGACACGCCGTAAAACTGCGATGGATGTGAATTTCCTTGCGGGTAAACTGAAAGATTGTTCCGAAAAAGACCCCTCCAAAACCGAAGTCTTCCTGGTGGAGGGTGATAGCGCGGGTGGCTCCGCCCAAACGGGGCGTGATCGCCAAACGCAGGCCATTCTGCCGCTAAAAGGTAAGATCCTGAACGTCGAACGCGCGCGGTTTGACCGGATGCTGGGCAGTCAGGAAATCGGCAACCTCGTTATGGCGCTGGGCACGGGCATCGGGCGCGACGAATTTAACATCGAAAAACTGCGTTACCACAAGATCGTCATCATGACCGACGCGGACGTAGATGGCGCGCACATTCGCACGCTTCTACTGACGTTCTTCTTTCGGCAAATGCCAGAACTCATCGAACGTGGGCACCTCTATATCGCGCAACCGCCGCTTTATAAAGTGTCGCGCGGCAAGTCCGAGGTGTACCTCAAAGATCAAGCGGCGATGAACGACTACCTGACTGAACAGGGCGTCGAGGGCGCGATGCTACGCCAAGGCAACGGCGAAGAAATCGGTGGTGCTGATTTGCGCCGTGTTGTGGACGAAGCGGGCCGCCTGAAACGCGTGCTGGATGCGTTTCCGACCCATTATCCGCGCCACATCCTTGAACAGGCGGCCATTGCGGGCGCGTTCGTTGCCGGTGCTGTAGACGCCGACCTGCAAGGCGTCGCTGACAAAGTCGCCAAGCGCCTTGATCTGATTGCGCATGAATGGGAACGCGGCTGGCAAGGCCGCATCACGCAAGACAGTGGCATCCGTCTGGCCCGCATCCTGCGCGGCGTCGAAGAAGTGCGCACGCTTGACGGTCCGATGATGCGTTCAGGCGAAGCACGCAAATCCGGCACGTTCACCCAGCATTTGCAAGACGTCTACAACACCCCCGCCACGCTGATCCGCAAAGACCGCGTGCAAAACATCTATGGGCCGCTTGATCTTCTTAAGGCTGTGCTCGAAGAAGGTGAACGCGGGCTGTCCCTGCAGCGCTACAAGGGCTTGGGGGAGATGAACCCGAGCCAATTGTGGGAAACCACGCTCGATCCCGACGCACGAACGTTGTTGCAAGTGAAGGTGGAAGATGTGGCAGAGGCCGATGATCTGTTCACCAAACTGATGGGTGACGTTGTGGAACCACGCCGCGAATTCATCCAGCAAAACGCGCTTAACGTCGAAAATCTGGATTTCTAAAAAGCGCCCCAAGCAGGGGTTTTTTGCCAAGATGAAAGGGCGGTCAGCCCTCGATTACTTGCGACATCACGCTTAAGAAACGTGCGACTTCGGCTTTTGAATTATAATGGCACATCGACACGCGCACGGCGGCCGTCTGGCCCAGTGGCGTTAAAATGTTGCCGCTGTAATGGTCCGCCTTGCGCACGTGGGTCCGCACGCCCTCGGCGTTAAGTGCAGCCACAATATCCGCCGCCGTTACGGTGTCGGCCCAGAAACACACCAGCCCTTCACGCGCAGGGTTATCGACGCCGCCCACAATGTGAACCCCGGCCATTTCCGCCAATCCGCGCAAATTCCCCGTCCCGTGCAGCATCGCATCGGTCAACGTCTTCTCATGGGCTTTGATCGCAACACCTGCCGCCTCAATCCGGTCGCGTCGCGTTTTGCCGTCGCTAACTTGCCCGCCAAGCCAGTCGAAATAATCGACAACATCGTGGAATGTCGCATAGGCCCCGGTATCGCGCGTGCCAAATTCCCAGCTTTCCGTCGGGCCACCAGCCAGTTGCTCTGGCCCCAATGCGGTCAAGCGATCACTGACCCACGCCACCCCGTACCCATGGCGTGAAAACACTTTGTAGGGCGAGATCACGTAGCCATCAACGTCCGCCGCAACCAGATCCACCAGCCCGTGCGATGCGTGCTGGATGCCGTCAACGATAATGAAACACTCTGGCGCAACGGCACGGATCGCGGCAGAAATTGCGGCCACATCCATGCTCATTCCGGTCACAGGCGACGTGTGCAGGATCGTTGCGACACGTGTGTCTGGCGTGACCGCAGCACCGTAGGCGTCAGCCGTCACCAACCCAAGCGCGTCGTCATGTGCGACCAATCGGTAATCGCGGCCCAGCTTTTCAGCCCAATGCGCCATGGCAGATCGTGACGCTGGATGTTCCACCGTTGATCCCAAAAGCACCCCACCCGACGTGCCTGCCACAGCCGTGCGGATCAACCGGAACAACAACTCAGTCCCGCTTTCGCCGACAAAAACCTGTCCACCAGACGCGCCAAGCCAATCCATCGCAGCCGCTTTGCTGTCGCGAATGATATCCATCAGCGCATGCGCTGCTGGATTATCGCGGCCTTGATTATCGGGAATTGCCGCGAACTTGGCAGACGTTTCAACCGCAGCGTTCAGCGTCAACGCCCCGCCCGCATTCTCGAAAAACACCCGTGATCCCTGAAACGGGCAGGTGTCGACATAGGCAAATTTTCCACGGATATCAGTGAGCAGGGCAGGCGTAATCATAACGGTCTCCTTTGGGGCGACTTCATCCCAATTCACCGCCTTTGGCTAGGGCCTTTTGCCCGTTCCCGCTCCGCTCAGGGCCGGATCAGCCCATATCAATAAATTCGGCCACTTCCACCGACCCACTGCCATCCACGACGATCGGATTGCCCGCCGCGTGTTCGCAAGCAACGCCGTAATTATCAGCCTCAACAATCGTGTAACCGGATACGGGATTCGCGCCGCCGTGGTCCACATGGCCCGCCGAACTCACGGTGTGAGACTGCCCAACTGGGGCCCCGCCATCAACCACCGCCGCACCCATCGATTGATACCACGCATCCCACGCAGCCATTGATTTCTCGCCTTCTTCTGGCGTGTCGGGTATGTCGCCACCATGATAAATCATCAGATATTTTGGCATTTTTAGTCCTCCAAACGTGTGAAGGACCTAGTTGACGACAGAAAGCATGAGTCGCGCAAGCCACATGAATTCTATCCCGCCACTGGACCGATGTGTGTTTCACCGCGTGCCTTGGCCAATGCGATCTGTTTTTGCCGCTCGCGAAACCGCTCTTTGTCCTGCTCGGTGGTTTCGCCTGCGCACTGGTGGCATGACACGCCTTCTTCATATTCGGGCAACGCTCGGTCTTCAGGCATTAACGGGCGGCGACAAGCGTAACACAAGATATGTGGACCCTCTTCCAACCCGTGCTCGACCGACACCCGTGCATCAAATACGAAACATGACCCGTTCCATCTGCTGTCTTGCGCCGGCACGTCTTCAAGGTATTTCAGGATACCACCCTTCAGGTGGTACACATCCTCAACCCCTTGACCGATCAAATAATTTGTCGACTTTTCGCAGCGAATACCGCCGGTGCAGAACATCGCAATCCGCTTATTGTGGAACCGGTCCTTGTTGGCGTCCCACCATGCCGGAAACTCGCCAAAGCTGCGGGTCATCGGGTCGATTGAACCGTCAAACGTACCAATCGCGACTTCAAAATCATTGCGGGTATCGATCACCGCAACATCCGGTGACGCGATCAAGTCGTTCCAATCGGTGGCCGTAACATAGCGCCCGACGCTTGCAGTTGGGTCCACATCCGGCTGTCCCATCGTTACAATCTCACGCTTGATACGCACCTTCATGCGGTTGAACGGCGCGCCGATTGCCGCGCTCTCTTTCCACTCAAGCCCGGCACACCCCGGCAATCCGCGTATATGGCTTAGCGTTGCGTCAATGCCCGCACGTGGACCGGCAATCGTGCCGTTGATTCCTTCGGGTGCCAACAACAACGTGCCCATGACGTCACCCGCAGTGCAGACCGCCAAAAGTGGCGCCTTCAAAGAAAAAGGGTCGTCAAACGTTGAAAAATGATAAAGGGCAGCTAAGGTTGTCATGGCCGTTCCACTATGCCGATGCATGGCTTGTATCAAGCGCTACCTGAATACCACACATGCCGGAAAGCCCCTGCCATGACCCACGCCCTCCTCGTCATCGACGTCCAAAATGACTTTTGTCCGGGTGGTGCCCTCGCCGTCACCAATGGTGATGGGATCGTCAAAGGGATCAACGCCCTCATGCCCGATTTCGGCGCGGTGATCCTAACGCAAGACTGGCACCCCGCAGGCCATTCCTCCTTCGCGACGTCCCACGACGCCGACCCAATGAGTGTCATCCAAATGCCCTACGGCGCCCAAGTCCTATGGCCCGACCATTGCATTATCGGCACACACGGCGCGGCGTTTCATTCCGACCTCAACATAAACGCCGCTGACCTAATACTTCGCAAAGGCTACAACCCTAAAATCGACAGCTATTCCGCGTTCTTTGAAAACGACCAGCAAACCCCGACCGGATTGATGGGCTATCTGCAAACACGCGGCATCGACACCCTCACACTGGTCGGCCTCGCCACCGATTTCTGCGTCAACTATTCGGCAGTGGACGCCGCAAAACTGGGCTTCAACGTCACAGTTCGCATGGACCTCTGCCGCGCAATTGATTTCGACGGAAGTTTAGACGCGGCGGTTGAGGGGATGAAGGCTGCTGGGGTGGACGTTGGCTGAAACCGCCCCGCATAGTCGC from Octadecabacter antarcticus 307 includes the following:
- the dnaA gene encoding chromosomal replication initiator protein DnaA → MTNVNWDQVKTDMRAAIGAGNFKSWIEPLSLVTTSEGVAHLAAPNPFVGDYVGKTYGDQIIYHLNRQGLAVQRLAFEIEGKANTATNVSAKPAAQKPANTLADAQPNQRFNFDSFVVGKPNELAHAAAKRVAEGGPVTFNPLFLYGGVGLGKTHLMHAIAHELGLRRPDLNVLYVSADQFIYRFISALRDRKMMDFKQHFRSVDVLMVDDIQFLEGKESTQEEFFHTYNALADQGKQMIISADRAPGEIRDLSERIKSRLQCGLVVDLHPTDYELRLGILHSKQEMFVNVYPGVEIATGVLEFLAHRISSNVRVLEGALNRLYALASLVGRVVTVEMAQDCLSDILRASDRKLTIEEIQRKVSEHYDIRLSDMLGPKRTRTLARPRQVAMWLCKRLTSRSLPEIGRKFGKRDHTTIMHGVRKIDELRQSDSQISDDLELLRRALEH
- the dnaN gene encoding DNA polymerase III subunit beta, whose product is MKISIERASLLKAVAQAQSVVERRNTIPILANVLIEASGDEATFRATDLDIEVVDKATAVVERAGATTVSAVTLNEIVRKLPDGALVTLTDDSASGRLTIEAGRSNFSLATLPKEDFPVMASSDYATNFSCPAPVLRRLFDKSKFAISTEETRYYLNGVYMHVSESDGGKVLRCVATDGHRLARIDAALPEGADGMAGVIVPRKTVGELRKLLDDDDMMIAVSVSETKIRFATPDITLTSKVIDGTFPDYTRVIPQNNTRKMEVDAAEFARAVDRVATVSSERSRAVKLQLDEDRLILSVNAPDSGAAEEELSVAYGDERLEIGFNAKYLLEIASQVDRENAVFMFNSSGDPTLMREGNDTSAIYVVMPMRV
- the recF gene encoding DNA replication/repair protein RecF (All proteins in this family for which functions are known are DNA-binding proteins that assist the filamentation of RecA onto DNA for the initiation of recombination or recombinational repair.); the protein is MSGLFLSHLTLSHFRSHKRATLDLDGRTVAIYGPNGAGKTNILEAVSILSPGRGLRRASSEDMTRRPEALGWKVTADLTSLNQRHEIESWSENGGSRQTKIDGKAAAQTALGRIGRVLWLIPAMDRLWIEGAEGRRRFLDRATLSFEPGHADAALKYEKAMRERNRLLKDMVRDAHWYSALERQMADAGAQIHRNRLETLDLLTNAQQAAQTAFPTAWLTLTHSDPACDAPDDPIALLAAFANNRPRDMAAGRTLIGPHRADLDAIFAAKDVPAKDCSTGEQKALLISLILANARALADDFGAPPILLLDEVAAHLDATRRAALYSEISALGAQAFMTGTGLELFDELGAAAQYVHVTDENGVSQTAQV
- the gyrB gene encoding DNA topoisomerase (ATP-hydrolyzing) subunit B; translation: MTDEQQKPEEYGADSIKVLKGLEAVRKRPGMYIGDTDDGSGLHHMVYEVVDNGIDEALAGHADAVNVKIHDDGSVSVSDNGRGIPVGIHEGEGVSAAEVIMTQLHAGGKFDSNSYKVSGGLHGVGVSVVNALSDYLELRIWRNGKEHYARFEGGFTVKHLEVVADCGDRTGTEVRFLASLDTFSNREFYFETLEKRLRELAFLNSGVRIILTDERPAEHLVSELYYDGGVKEFVKYLDRSKTSILPEPIYVIGERDEIVVEVAMWWNDSYNEMVLPFTNNIPQRDGGTHMAGFRAALTRTINNYAQSSGIAKREKISFTGDDAREGLTCVLSIKVPDPKFSSQTKDKLVSSEVRPAVENIMNEKLSEWFEENPQIAKIVVSKIVEAAHAREAARKARDLTRRKTAMDVNFLAGKLKDCSEKDPSKTEVFLVEGDSAGGSAQTGRDRQTQAILPLKGKILNVERARFDRMLGSQEIGNLVMALGTGIGRDEFNIEKLRYHKIVIMTDADVDGAHIRTLLLTFFFRQMPELIERGHLYIAQPPLYKVSRGKSEVYLKDQAAMNDYLTEQGVEGAMLRQGNGEEIGGADLRRVVDEAGRLKRVLDAFPTHYPRHILEQAAIAGAFVAGAVDADLQGVADKVAKRLDLIAHEWERGWQGRITQDSGIRLARILRGVEEVRTLDGPMMRSGEARKSGTFTQHLQDVYNTPATLIRKDRVQNIYGPLDLLKAVLEEGERGLSLQRYKGLGEMNPSQLWETTLDPDARTLLQVKVEDVAEADDLFTKLMGDVVEPRREFIQQNALNVENLDF
- a CDS encoding aminotransferase class V-fold PLP-dependent enzyme, which gives rise to MITPALLTDIRGKFAYVDTCPFQGSRVFFENAGGALTLNAAVETSAKFAAIPDNQGRDNPAAHALMDIIRDSKAAAMDWLGASGGQVFVGESGTELLFRLIRTAVAGTSGGVLLGSTVEHPASRSAMAHWAEKLGRDYRLVAHDDALGLVTADAYGAAVTPDTRVATILHTSPVTGMSMDVAAISAAIRAVAPECFIIVDGIQHASHGLVDLVAADVDGYVISPYKVFSRHGYGVAWVSDRLTALGPEQLAGGPTESWEFGTRDTGAYATFHDVVDYFDWLGGQVSDGKTRRDRIEAAGVAIKAHEKTLTDAMLHGTGNLRGLAEMAGVHIVGGVDNPAREGLVCFWADTVTAADIVAALNAEGVRTHVRKADHYSGNILTPLGQTAAVRVSMCHYNSKAEVARFLSVMSQVIEG
- a CDS encoding YciI family protein: MPKYLMIYHGGDIPDTPEEGEKSMAAWDAWYQSMGAAVVDGGAPVGQSHTVSSAGHVDHGGANPVSGYTIVEADNYGVACEHAAGNPIVVDGSGSVEVAEFIDMG
- the trhO gene encoding oxygen-dependent tRNA uridine(34) hydroxylase TrhO codes for the protein MTTLAALYHFSTFDDPFSLKAPLLAVCTAGDVMGTLLLAPEGINGTIAGPRAGIDATLSHIRGLPGCAGLEWKESAAIGAPFNRMKVRIKREIVTMGQPDVDPTASVGRYVTATDWNDLIASPDVAVIDTRNDFEVAIGTFDGSIDPMTRSFGEFPAWWDANKDRFHNKRIAMFCTGGIRCEKSTNYLIGQGVEDVYHLKGGILKYLEDVPAQDSRWNGSCFVFDARVSVEHGLEEGPHILCYACRRPLMPEDRALPEYEEGVSCHQCAGETTEQDKERFRERQKQIALAKARGETHIGPVAG
- the pncA gene encoding bifunctional nicotinamidase/pyrazinamidase, encoding MTHALLVIDVQNDFCPGGALAVTNGDGIVKGINALMPDFGAVILTQDWHPAGHSSFATSHDADPMSVIQMPYGAQVLWPDHCIIGTHGAAFHSDLNINAADLILRKGYNPKIDSYSAFFENDQQTPTGLMGYLQTRGIDTLTLVGLATDFCVNYSAVDAAKLGFNVTVRMDLCRAIDFDGSLDAAVEGMKAAGVDVG